From Carettochelys insculpta isolate YL-2023 chromosome 3, ASM3395843v1, whole genome shotgun sequence, a single genomic window includes:
- the MSGN1 gene encoding mesogenin-1 yields the protein MDKLHETLTNMEDGLGSDNSVFLTSWDWKSNAGTYELNQNSSPHSLSPSPSFESYSSSPCPAVIEMPYNSSSSGGSLIGYSLMDFPSTYLQTTGQAKAQKGTKARMSAQRRRKASEREKLRMRTLADALHTLRNYLPPVYSQRGQPLTKIQTLKYTIKYISELTDLLNSVKRA from the coding sequence ATGGATAAATTGCATGAGACTTTGACGAATATGGAAGATGGTTTGGGCTCTGATAATTCTGTCTTTCTGACTTCCTGGGACTGGAAAAGCAATGCAGGAACGTATGAGCTGAACCAGAACTCATCCCCTCACAGCTTATCTCCATCTCCTTCCTTTGAATCCTACTCTTCTTCCCCTTGTCCAGCTGTGATTGAGATGCcctacaacagcagcagcagcggtggcagccTGATTGGATACAGCTTGATGGATTTTCCTTCCACATACTTACAGACCACTGGACAGGCCAAGGCTCAGAAAGGTACCAAGGCCAGAATGTCAGCCCAGCGCAGAAGGAAagccagtgagagagaaaagctcaGGATGAGGACCCTGGCTGATGCTTTACACACCTTGCGCAATTACCTACCACCTGTCTACAGCCAAAGAGGTCAGCCTCTCACCAAAATACAGACATTGAAATACACCATTAAGTACATTAGTGAACTTACAGACCTTCTGAACAGTGTCAAACGGGCATAG